A single genomic interval of Sulfurovum sp. TSL6 harbors:
- a CDS encoding DUF5718 family protein, with translation MQLQNTIGLGVAGNFAHHLEQAGELKDFENVITAEPDAPKGIFPFYLPGSDSFLGVYSIGTDTLTLPDYEANAQVEPEIAVLFDIVYDEGKKVIDLMAQKFTTFNDCTIRKEGAKKISEKKSWGLNSKGIGDKWISIDRFEEGGVMDHYHLCSFVKREGILHPYGVDAPLLGYSYFYTKLKTWLIDKMNTQEDFGPLEDIAAHLQATHYPKQALISIGATAYAAFGENNYLQSGDEVYVIAYDSRKDTSSCEPSESKVILHQRVS, from the coding sequence ATGCAATTACAAAATACAATAGGTTTAGGTGTCGCAGGAAATTTTGCACACCATTTGGAACAAGCAGGCGAACTCAAAGACTTTGAAAATGTTATAACTGCTGAACCTGATGCACCTAAAGGTATATTTCCTTTTTATCTTCCTGGATCAGACTCTTTTTTAGGAGTGTACTCTATAGGTACAGATACACTCACGCTTCCAGATTATGAAGCAAATGCACAAGTCGAACCGGAAATCGCTGTACTTTTTGATATTGTATATGATGAGGGGAAAAAAGTCATTGATCTCATGGCTCAAAAATTTACTACATTCAATGACTGTACCATTCGTAAAGAAGGGGCAAAAAAGATTTCAGAAAAAAAGTCCTGGGGCCTTAACTCTAAAGGCATAGGGGACAAATGGATATCTATTGACAGATTTGAAGAGGGCGGTGTGATGGATCATTACCATTTATGCTCTTTTGTGAAACGCGAAGGTATATTACATCCCTATGGTGTAGATGCACCACTGCTAGGTTACTCTTATTTCTATACAAAGCTCAAAACATGGTTGATAGACAAAATGAACACACAAGAAGATTTTGGTCCCTTAGAAGATATTGCTGCACATCTTCAAGCCACACATTATCCTAAACAGGCCCTCATCTCTATAGGTGCAACAGCCTATGCAGCGTTTGGTGAGAATAATTATCTGCAAAGTGGAGATGAAGTGTATGTAATCGCCTATGATAGTAGGAAGGATACCTCTAGTTGTGAACCATCAGAGTCTAAAGTGATACTACATCAGCGAGTTTCATAG
- a CDS encoding HU family DNA-binding protein has protein sequence MTKSDFVELVQKNGEFESKAAAERAVKAFITSVTDALVKKETVSLVGFGTFSTVEVAEKSGKVPGTDKTYTKAAHTAPKFKMGKTLKDAVAGN, from the coding sequence ATGACAAAATCAGATTTCGTAGAATTGGTACAGAAGAACGGTGAGTTTGAAAGTAAAGCAGCAGCAGAGAGAGCGGTAAAAGCATTTATCACTTCAGTCACTGATGCATTAGTAAAAAAAGAAACTGTATCATTGGTAGGTTTCGGAACTTTCTCTACAGTAGAAGTAGCAGAAAAAAGTGGTAAAGTTCCTGGAACTGATAAAACTTATACAAAAGCAGCACATACTGCACCTAAATTCAAAATGGGTAAAACACTTAAAGACGCTGTAGCAGGTAACTAA
- a CDS encoding F0F1 ATP synthase subunit C, translating to MKKFFLLFLALGAVAFAGEADGESMIKAYSVVAAGVGLGLAALGGAVGMGNTAAATIAGTARNPGLGGKLMTTMFIALAMIEAQVIYTLVIALIALYANPFIG from the coding sequence ATGAAAAAGTTTTTCTTACTTTTCTTAGCACTTGGTGCTGTTGCATTTGCTGGTGAAGCAGATGGTGAATCTATGATCAAAGCATACTCAGTAGTTGCTGCTGGTGTTGGTCTTGGTCTTGCTGCTCTTGGTGGAGCTGTTGGTATGGGTAACACTGCTGCTGCGACTATCGCTGGTACTGCTAGAAACCCAGGTCTTGGTGGTAAACTAATGACTACAATGTTCATCGCTCTTGCAATGATCGAAGCACAAGTTATCTATACATTGGTAATCGCGCTTATCGCTCTTTACGCTAACCCATTTATCGGTTAA
- a CDS encoding glycosyl transferase family protein, protein MEFIDYVVAYWLVIKYLVLFAAIIILLSSIDDFFIDCYYWVRRIWRRFTVYKKHKPFNVNELYKDREKPIAIMVPAWQEKGVIADMAALAASSFEYYNYHIFIGTYPNDPETQHDVDMVVEHYRNVHKVVTRTPGPTNKSDCLNHIIEDIFLFEKEHNIEFEGFVLHDAEDLIHPLELKLFNHLIGKNDLIQIPVFPFEREWYDFTTGHYEDEFAENHGKDLIVRESILGFVPSAGVGTALSRKAIDKLKEIHNGEVFLIDTLTEDYNLGYELFHENMKLIFVRVPAELEYTTRNSYGKEKNKKKQVLISVREFFPSTFRQAVRQKARWITGIALQGWQQLGWSDNFKTNYILYRDRKAILTNLANVLAYILVINILGMALYTKITQDIWWFPPIIKKGDLLWYLLIINAFFFLNRIIQRMYFTYEVYGIKGALLSIPRIIWGNFINFFAMFKALAQFFKLKKAGQQIPWDKTTHDFPLRRKFHKKLGDILLEEKLIDQATLEQALAKQRSKQKALGKLLLEENIISETDLAKAMSIQSNLKYIHDITPNQVDNETMNRVDHYSLLENDIIILKTVDHVQPIVSSGQVVDVVVDECKRKLSDRTELYITNESTIVTIQKEVLFHDLSETEFSQLRSVLKKKMIPRGMVDEILEYRTQNNQDFIASCQHFGFLPDDQLTRIDA, encoded by the coding sequence ATGGAATTTATAGATTATGTTGTAGCATATTGGTTAGTGATAAAATATTTAGTACTTTTCGCAGCCATTATTATTTTACTAAGTAGTATAGATGATTTTTTTATAGATTGTTATTATTGGGTCCGTCGTATATGGCGAAGGTTTACTGTATACAAAAAACATAAACCATTTAATGTGAATGAGCTTTATAAAGATAGAGAAAAGCCTATTGCTATTATGGTTCCGGCATGGCAGGAGAAAGGGGTTATTGCAGATATGGCTGCCTTGGCTGCTTCAAGCTTTGAGTATTACAACTATCATATATTTATCGGTACCTATCCCAATGATCCTGAAACGCAGCATGATGTGGATATGGTCGTTGAGCATTATCGGAATGTACATAAGGTTGTTACCCGTACCCCTGGGCCCACAAATAAATCAGATTGTCTCAATCACATCATTGAAGATATTTTCTTATTTGAAAAAGAACATAATATAGAGTTTGAAGGGTTTGTACTGCATGATGCGGAAGACTTAATACACCCTTTGGAGTTAAAGTTGTTCAATCATCTCATTGGTAAAAATGATCTCATCCAGATCCCTGTTTTTCCGTTTGAAAGAGAATGGTATGATTTTACTACAGGACATTATGAAGACGAATTTGCAGAAAATCATGGGAAAGACCTTATTGTAAGAGAAAGTATCTTGGGATTTGTTCCAAGTGCAGGTGTAGGAACAGCCCTGAGTAGAAAAGCCATTGATAAACTCAAAGAAATACACAACGGAGAAGTCTTCCTAATTGATACCCTTACAGAGGATTATAACTTAGGGTACGAGCTGTTTCATGAGAATATGAAGCTCATCTTTGTAAGAGTACCTGCTGAACTAGAGTATACGACCAGAAATAGCTATGGTAAGGAAAAAAATAAGAAAAAACAGGTCCTTATTAGCGTTAGAGAATTTTTTCCTTCAACATTCCGTCAAGCGGTCAGACAAAAAGCAAGATGGATCACAGGTATTGCACTTCAAGGATGGCAACAACTTGGATGGTCTGACAATTTTAAAACCAACTATATCCTTTATAGAGATAGAAAAGCCATTCTCACCAACCTTGCCAATGTTCTGGCCTATATCCTTGTTATCAATATTCTTGGGATGGCACTGTATACAAAAATCACCCAGGATATATGGTGGTTCCCACCTATCATTAAAAAAGGGGATTTACTTTGGTACCTTCTTATCATTAACGCTTTTTTCTTTCTTAACCGTATCATCCAAAGAATGTATTTTACCTATGAAGTCTATGGTATCAAAGGCGCATTACTGAGTATCCCAAGAATTATTTGGGGGAACTTTATCAACTTTTTTGCCATGTTCAAAGCATTAGCACAGTTCTTTAAACTGAAAAAAGCAGGGCAGCAGATCCCATGGGATAAAACCACACATGATTTCCCGCTTCGCAGAAAATTCCATAAAAAACTGGGAGATATTCTATTAGAAGAAAAACTCATTGACCAGGCTACCCTTGAACAGGCCTTGGCAAAACAAAGAAGTAAGCAGAAGGCCTTAGGTAAACTACTGTTAGAAGAAAACATTATAAGCGAAACAGATCTGGCAAAAGCGATGTCCATACAAAGCAATCTGAAATATATCCATGATATCACTCCAAACCAAGTAGATAATGAGACTATGAATAGAGTCGATCACTATTCCTTGCTTGAAAATGACATTATTATCCTCAAGACTGTCGATCATGTACAACCTATCGTTTCATCAGGGCAAGTAGTCGATGTAGTCGTAGATGAATGTAAAAGAAAGCTATCTGATCGTACCGAACTTTACATCACCAACGAAAGTACCATCGTAACCATTCAAAAAGAGGTGCTTTTCCATGATCTGAGTGAAACAGAGTTTAGTCAGCTTCGTAGCGTTCTCAAGAAAAAAATGATCCCAAGAGGAATGGTAGATGAAATCTTAGAGTATAGAACACAAAACAACCAAGACTTTATTGCCAGTTGCCAACATTTCGGCTTTTTACCTGATGACCAACTTACAAGGATCGACGCATGA
- a CDS encoding tetratricopeptide repeat protein, with the protein MKRILVFIPLYCMTFLNADMVNNPVDHLKEEFTEYRVYPRLQKADNYIAEGKIKEAKELLLKVLEIDPKNARAGNRVVVLCMQDKDFECARKYVELVEPSTYQKYYEGYSAFELQDYAQALKAASSIEDATTLKKSEQELNNNIILRSAILSENKEATDASLEKILHPKYSTSSCPSESLEIISLLFEHKLFDEAFRETRFYVDHCKSQKIPDEKLAVWSDLLRKENLFDQEKNIIAHMEEFDLRNEHTLSMYLKSGDASKAIETMEKIYHANPSDKNRVRLVYLYENAKMQDKIIALYSDTYEVGKNPEDLKILLYLKKDPEQQYQILEKYYPYAGLTEEEKFNFSISLIAFYKKESKVAKILSIVDDLTQLENLTDKQKLYLSHQYSENHQDQKAIALMEALYQSDPLPQYKERLVYLRNRNTIPKKPQPKTVRKKPQTKPRPTREDILRAETQKAYDLIHEKRYDKASVHIKNTLKYDPKNAVRYEQLGHVYYAQEKYAQAADAFKKASALHPTSGYYESLAYSQIQLKEKTKAIESLKKSIDIVKKEEPENIDKLYQLKYSVAELDRDFFGYLTYGVRLDSYDNPGGISPILSANYGGFSALELHYKPKVFDDYATVYVKALAGVRDQSLAIRSETWQPSIGLRFQPLKDERLYFFVEKFFKGGDESRDDTMLRASWELFDGYDFYPTKTEYEWKHLYMDSVYYLDNGTYSLYANYEHGYVWKTGYQDAWMPYLCTSAGYSNDNGSKETIKRFDVGAGISYLFWRNEREYKSHQYIGRARLEYRHQYAGDPEDDHALRLMLEFFF; encoded by the coding sequence ATGAAACGAATACTAGTATTTATACCTCTATATTGTATGACATTCTTGAATGCCGATATGGTGAATAACCCTGTAGATCATCTAAAAGAGGAATTCACTGAATATCGAGTCTACCCTAGATTGCAAAAAGCTGATAACTACATTGCTGAGGGCAAGATCAAAGAAGCAAAAGAACTTCTTTTGAAAGTGCTAGAGATTGATCCAAAGAATGCTAGAGCGGGCAATAGAGTCGTTGTACTCTGTATGCAGGATAAAGATTTTGAATGTGCCAGGAAATATGTTGAGCTTGTAGAGCCATCTACCTATCAAAAATACTACGAAGGCTATAGCGCTTTTGAGCTGCAAGACTATGCGCAAGCCCTCAAAGCAGCATCTTCTATAGAAGACGCTACAACGCTTAAAAAAAGTGAACAGGAACTTAACAATAATATCATTCTAAGATCAGCCATTCTGTCTGAAAATAAAGAAGCAACCGATGCCTCTTTGGAAAAAATACTCCATCCAAAATATAGTACGTCATCTTGTCCGTCTGAATCTTTAGAAATTATCTCTTTACTCTTTGAGCATAAACTCTTCGATGAAGCGTTCAGAGAAACCCGTTTCTACGTAGACCATTGCAAGTCTCAAAAGATCCCGGATGAGAAACTTGCTGTCTGGTCGGATCTTTTGAGAAAAGAGAATCTGTTTGATCAAGAAAAAAACATCATTGCCCATATGGAAGAGTTTGATTTGAGAAATGAACATACTTTATCCATGTATCTCAAAAGCGGCGATGCATCAAAAGCCATCGAAACAATGGAAAAAATATATCATGCGAATCCTTCTGATAAGAACAGGGTACGTCTAGTGTATCTTTATGAAAATGCAAAGATGCAAGATAAAATAATTGCGCTTTATTCAGATACATACGAAGTTGGAAAAAACCCAGAAGATCTAAAAATACTGCTTTATCTCAAAAAGGATCCTGAACAGCAGTATCAGATACTGGAGAAATACTATCCTTATGCAGGTCTAACAGAGGAAGAAAAATTCAACTTTTCAATTTCTCTGATAGCGTTTTATAAAAAAGAGAGCAAGGTCGCTAAAATACTCTCTATAGTGGATGATCTTACCCAGCTTGAAAACTTGACGGACAAACAAAAACTCTATTTGAGCCATCAGTACAGTGAAAATCATCAAGACCAAAAAGCTATAGCGCTCATGGAAGCACTCTATCAAAGTGATCCGCTCCCTCAGTATAAAGAAAGACTGGTGTATCTGCGTAACAGAAACACTATTCCGAAGAAACCACAACCTAAAACAGTGCGAAAAAAACCACAAACCAAACCAAGACCTACACGTGAAGATATTCTAAGAGCAGAAACACAGAAGGCTTATGATCTTATCCATGAAAAGCGCTATGATAAAGCAAGTGTACACATCAAAAATACACTGAAGTATGACCCAAAAAATGCAGTAAGATATGAACAGCTCGGACATGTTTACTACGCTCAGGAAAAGTATGCACAGGCAGCAGATGCATTTAAGAAAGCATCAGCACTTCATCCAACATCAGGCTATTATGAATCATTGGCTTACTCTCAGATACAATTAAAAGAGAAAACAAAGGCTATAGAGAGTTTGAAAAAAAGTATTGATATCGTTAAAAAAGAAGAACCTGAAAACATCGACAAACTCTATCAGTTAAAATACAGTGTAGCAGAACTGGACCGTGACTTCTTTGGATATTTAACCTATGGGGTGAGACTTGACTCCTATGATAATCCTGGCGGAATATCACCCATACTTTCTGCTAACTATGGTGGGTTCTCGGCTTTAGAACTTCATTATAAACCAAAAGTTTTTGATGACTATGCGACCGTCTATGTGAAAGCGCTGGCTGGAGTACGGGACCAAAGTTTGGCCATCCGATCAGAAACATGGCAACCATCCATTGGACTACGCTTTCAGCCACTCAAAGATGAAAGACTCTACTTCTTTGTAGAAAAATTCTTTAAAGGCGGTGATGAAAGTCGTGACGATACCATGCTCAGAGCATCATGGGAACTCTTTGATGGATATGACTTTTACCCTACAAAAACAGAGTATGAATGGAAACACCTTTATATGGACAGTGTATACTATCTGGATAATGGTACCTACAGTCTCTATGCAAACTATGAACATGGATATGTATGGAAAACTGGATATCAAGATGCCTGGATGCCTTATCTTTGTACTTCTGCAGGATATAGCAATGATAATGGTTCAAAAGAGACAATCAAAAGGTTTGATGTAGGTGCAGGGATCTCTTACCTGTTCTGGCGTAATGAACGCGAATATAAGTCCCATCAATATATCGGACGAGCAAGACTGGAATATCGTCATCAATATGCCGGAGATCCGGAAGATGATCATGCACTAAGACTGATGCTTGAATTTTTCTTTTAA
- a CDS encoding DUF2334 domain-containing protein: MKRLIKFGALAIFLLLLTSCGGGGSGSSLAETPIQDPPTGTDINITLPVPSHNPPLQNVLIVYDTAGPYGEQGNINALLLENLLGHFDLNITSKPAEQYIANEIVDENITTVFYLGTTYLNDLTNFKSSDGYTTNYLDFFKDIATNNKTTVWINYNLDLLEYEWKTNAWGGTTFEESTGFTSAGTDTNYTRVWYKDTELYKGVIPFKTPDADTSNCEPEPTINNAYACALELNTILISDENKTSVLAEANSTIDLSISNEPYVTHGGNFWFVGDIPFSYMSEEDRYLAFADLLHDMLNIDHNESHKATMRLEDVNAETDPSDLIAITEYMQSQNIPFNVATIPQYKDPYGVYHNEINTTIKLYESDIGTLLQAYYNERLIDIVQHGFSHQLYDYINPYNGVTAEDFEFIRVTDDGNSIYTYEGLSEDHNGTWAKNRILEGKAILEEVGIQAFAWEAPHYMAGPEHYRSIQEVYQIQYSRLIYYPDETDKSKFVGQFYPYIIRKDTYGYYVIPENIHNIEDAPNDGYRTITSDDIIRFSKKLKVVRDSVASFYYHPYLGTDELSKIIPGLQNEGYTFVRATSLVE, translated from the coding sequence ATGAAAAGATTAATTAAATTTGGTGCACTTGCTATATTTTTATTACTTCTCACCTCTTGTGGAGGGGGAGGTAGTGGCAGTTCTTTAGCAGAAACACCGATTCAAGATCCTCCGACAGGTACAGATATTAATATTACTCTTCCTGTACCAAGTCACAATCCTCCCTTGCAAAATGTCCTGATTGTGTATGATACCGCAGGTCCTTATGGAGAACAGGGAAATATCAATGCACTCTTACTTGAAAACCTCTTAGGCCACTTTGATCTCAACATTACCTCCAAACCTGCTGAGCAATATATTGCCAATGAAATAGTTGATGAAAATATTACGACTGTTTTCTATCTTGGTACAACATACTTAAACGATTTGACTAACTTTAAAAGTTCTGATGGATACACTACAAATTACTTAGATTTTTTTAAAGACATTGCTACTAACAACAAAACAACTGTATGGATAAACTATAACCTTGACCTGCTGGAATATGAATGGAAAACAAATGCTTGGGGAGGAACAACATTTGAAGAGTCAACTGGCTTTACTAGCGCCGGTACAGATACAAATTATACTCGTGTATGGTATAAGGATACAGAACTCTATAAAGGTGTAATACCATTCAAAACACCTGATGCAGATACATCAAACTGTGAACCTGAACCAACAATAAACAATGCCTATGCCTGTGCATTAGAACTTAACACTATTTTAATTTCTGATGAAAATAAAACATCTGTCCTTGCTGAAGCAAACTCAACAATCGATTTATCTATATCAAATGAACCCTATGTCACACATGGAGGAAATTTCTGGTTTGTTGGGGATATTCCTTTTTCCTATATGTCAGAGGAGGACAGGTATCTCGCATTTGCAGATCTTCTGCATGATATGCTTAATATAGACCATAATGAATCGCACAAGGCGACCATGAGACTCGAGGATGTAAATGCGGAGACTGATCCTTCCGATTTAATTGCAATAACAGAGTATATGCAGAGCCAAAACATTCCTTTCAATGTTGCTACCATCCCTCAGTATAAGGATCCATACGGTGTTTACCATAACGAAATCAATACAACGATCAAACTTTATGAGTCAGATATCGGTACACTACTGCAAGCCTACTATAATGAAAGACTGATTGATATCGTACAGCATGGATTTAGTCATCAGCTATATGATTACATTAATCCATATAATGGGGTTACGGCTGAGGATTTTGAATTTATAAGAGTCACAGATGATGGAAATAGTATTTATACTTATGAAGGACTATCTGAAGATCATAATGGAACTTGGGCAAAAAATAGAATACTGGAAGGGAAAGCGATTTTAGAGGAAGTTGGCATACAGGCATTTGCATGGGAAGCACCGCACTATATGGCAGGACCGGAGCACTACCGGTCTATCCAAGAGGTCTATCAAATACAGTACTCCAGACTTATCTACTATCCAGATGAGACTGATAAATCTAAATTTGTCGGGCAGTTTTACCCGTATATCATTAGAAAAGACACCTATGGATATTATGTGATTCCTGAAAATATACACAACATTGAGGATGCGCCAAATGATGGCTATAGAACCATCACATCAGATGATATTATACGTTTTTCCAAAAAGCTAAAAGTGGTACGTGATAGTGTTGCAAGTTTCTATTACCATCCTTATCTGGGAACAGATGAACTTTCAAAGATCATACCCGGATTACAAAATGAAGGCTATACATTTGTTAGAGCTACCTCATTGGTAGAGTAG
- a CDS encoding glycoside hydrolase family 26 protein, whose translation MFHLLKLPVIVFYLFITTQIGYCNDHAKYSKAKWIEEALFSLANKRYPNIKAVAWWNENFDETRLRIDSSKKSLRAYQKGIASSVFISQAHIVSKKLQAPPHRSIYHAANPDFGGTEDNVTSKSIKNFESLAKKKIVWAYFSNNWYDAIKFPLAEVNTIHKSGKLPFIRLMPRSDFNVGGPDSRYTMQKIIDGEFDKELIQWALDAKESAIPLLVEFGTEVNGDWFPWNGSYNGGGTTDLYGDRKKADGPERFRDAYRYIITLFRHHKVDNITWFFHVNASSYPEKSWNEIHQYYPGDTYIDWLGVSVYGPQTKEDTYNSFTDILDKAYHELTNISNKPIAILELGITEI comes from the coding sequence ATGTTTCATCTATTGAAGCTACCAGTGATAGTTTTCTATCTATTTATTACAACTCAGATAGGATACTGCAATGATCATGCAAAATATTCAAAGGCGAAATGGATCGAGGAAGCACTCTTTTCACTTGCAAATAAACGATATCCCAATATCAAAGCTGTTGCATGGTGGAATGAAAACTTTGATGAAACAAGGTTGAGGATCGACTCATCCAAAAAGAGTTTAAGGGCCTATCAAAAAGGTATCGCTTCCTCCGTATTTATATCTCAAGCACATATTGTTTCCAAAAAACTTCAAGCACCGCCACATAGATCTATCTATCATGCTGCAAATCCCGATTTTGGAGGGACAGAAGATAATGTAACATCAAAAAGTATCAAAAATTTTGAATCCCTTGCAAAAAAAAAGATAGTTTGGGCATACTTCTCCAACAACTGGTATGATGCGATCAAGTTTCCTCTAGCTGAAGTCAATACCATTCATAAGAGCGGAAAGTTACCTTTTATCAGACTCATGCCTAGAAGTGATTTCAACGTAGGAGGTCCAGATTCACGCTATACCATGCAAAAAATCATCGATGGAGAGTTTGACAAAGAACTTATACAATGGGCACTTGATGCTAAAGAGAGTGCTATTCCACTGTTAGTTGAATTTGGAACAGAAGTCAACGGAGATTGGTTTCCATGGAACGGAAGCTATAATGGTGGGGGAACAACTGATCTTTATGGCGATAGAAAAAAAGCCGATGGCCCGGAACGTTTCCGTGATGCTTACAGATATATCATCACACTTTTTCGTCATCATAAAGTAGATAATATCACCTGGTTTTTTCACGTGAATGCATCATCCTATCCTGAAAAATCATGGAATGAAATACATCAATATTATCCGGGTGATACCTATATTGATTGGCTTGGGGTAAGTGTATATGGTCCGCAAACCAAAGAAGATACCTATAATTCATTTACTGACATACTGGATAAAGCATATCATGAGCTCACCAATATTTCAAATAAGCCAATTGCTATTTTAGAATTGGGCATTACTGAAATATAA
- a CDS encoding polyribonucleotide nucleotidyltransferase — protein sequence MKEQIIEINVNSLEEQYEFNKIAKQASGAVMYRQGKAVLIAAVAVDEKPVDEDFLPLTVQYMEKSYAAAKIPGGFIKRETKPGDFETLTSRIVDRSLRPLFPKGFHYPVTITVMVVSADSEVDMQVAALHAANAALYVSDIPVNTSIAAVRVGTVGDDIVINPTLTQQAESELDLLVVGSGKDVVMIEMRTLATEDEEGQNANEFDESALVDVIAMAAEAIDAATTAYVDAFTPMVREALDLPLAEDKIDESLYAMIEKNYAEDVEKAISHMAKSERSTELKKVRTKIMEALEADGKEADKELVSKVLERYKKTVVRAMILDKNIRADGRALDEVRPISIETNLLPSVHGSCLFTRGQTQALVTVTLGDKKDAQMYELITDKNAQSENFMVHYNFPGYSVGEAKYIGAPGRRELGHGNLGKRALEPSLDLNYDGSIRMVSEILESNGSSSMATICGGALALRAAEVHTTALVAGIAMGLVSEGDKYAVLTDIMGLEDHDGDMDFKVAGTAKGITALQMDMKLGGIDLAVLRDALQKSSQGKNHILGLMEEAEKNIVSSTALPSTEHFTIHPSKIVDIIGKAGATIREIIEKFEVSVDLDRDVGGVKLSGEDKEKVAEAKAHIEKIASSPVKKQMEYKVGESYEGKVKKIVDFGLFVEMPDGFDALLHISKVAKERVNNLSERYSEGDDITVVVMEQKGKKVELATPEFLA from the coding sequence ATGAAAGAACAAATAATAGAGATTAATGTAAACAGTCTCGAAGAACAATATGAATTTAATAAAATAGCAAAGCAGGCAAGTGGTGCAGTAATGTACAGACAGGGGAAAGCTGTACTCATAGCAGCAGTTGCTGTAGATGAAAAACCAGTGGATGAGGATTTTCTTCCGTTGACTGTGCAGTATATGGAAAAATCTTATGCTGCAGCTAAGATCCCTGGTGGTTTCATCAAGAGAGAGACGAAGCCTGGTGACTTTGAAACACTTACATCCCGTATCGTTGACCGTTCTTTACGCCCCTTATTTCCTAAAGGGTTTCATTACCCTGTAACGATCACAGTGATGGTGGTCAGTGCAGATTCAGAGGTTGATATGCAAGTGGCAGCTTTACATGCGGCAAATGCAGCATTATATGTTTCAGATATTCCAGTCAATACCAGTATCGCTGCAGTCAGAGTAGGTACAGTCGGAGATGATATTGTTATCAATCCGACACTCACGCAGCAGGCAGAAAGTGAACTTGATCTTTTGGTGGTAGGTTCAGGTAAAGATGTGGTGATGATAGAGATGCGTACACTCGCCACCGAAGATGAAGAGGGACAAAATGCCAATGAGTTTGATGAATCAGCATTGGTGGATGTGATCGCGATGGCAGCAGAAGCTATAGATGCAGCAACAACCGCTTATGTAGATGCCTTTACTCCTATGGTACGAGAAGCCCTAGACCTGCCATTAGCTGAAGATAAAATAGATGAATCACTGTATGCAATGATAGAAAAAAATTATGCAGAAGATGTTGAAAAAGCGATTTCGCATATGGCAAAAAGTGAGCGTTCTACTGAACTTAAAAAAGTACGTACGAAAATTATGGAAGCATTAGAAGCGGACGGTAAAGAGGCAGATAAAGAACTGGTATCTAAAGTACTGGAACGTTATAAAAAAACCGTTGTAAGAGCGATGATCCTGGATAAAAATATTCGTGCAGACGGCAGAGCACTGGATGAAGTTAGACCTATCAGCATCGAAACAAATCTTTTACCATCTGTACACGGGTCATGTCTCTTTACCCGTGGTCAGACACAAGCACTTGTCACGGTGACACTTGGCGATAAAAAAGATGCACAGATGTATGAACTCATCACTGATAAAAACGCTCAGTCAGAGAATTTCATGGTACATTATAACTTCCCCGGTTACTCAGTAGGTGAAGCCAAATACATTGGCGCTCCAGGCAGAAGAGAACTTGGACATGGTAATTTAGGAAAAAGGGCATTAGAGCCTTCTTTAGATTTAAACTATGATGGAAGTATCCGTATGGTCTCTGAAATTTTAGAAAGTAATGGTTCGTCCTCTATGGCGACTATCTGTGGTGGTGCATTGGCATTGCGTGCTGCTGAGGTACATACTACAGCACTTGTGGCAGGTATTGCTATGGGTCTAGTGAGTGAAGGTGACAAGTATGCTGTACTGACAGATATCATGGGACTTGAAGACCATGATGGGGATATGGATTTTAAAGTAGCAGGTACTGCAAAGGGTATCACCGCACTTCAAATGGATATGAAACTCGGCGGTATAGACTTAGCTGTACTGAGAGATGCACTACAAAAATCCAGCCAGGGTAAAAACCATATTCTTGGACTGATGGAAGAAGCAGAAAAAAATATCGTTTCAAGCACAGCACTTCCAAGTACAGAACATTTTACTATACATCCAAGCAAGATAGTAGATATTATCGGAAAAGCGGGTGCGACGATCCGTGAGATCATTGAAAAGTTCGAAGTTTCCGTTGATCTTGACCGTGATGTAGGCGGTGTAAAACTTTCAGGTGAAGACAAAGAAAAAGTAGCAGAAGCAAAAGCCCACATAGAAAAGATCGCTTCATCCCCTGTGAAAAAGCAGATGGAGTATAAAGTCGGTGAAAGCTATGAGGGGAAAGTGAAAAAGATCGTAGACTTCGGACTCTTTGTTGAAATGCCAGATGGCTTTGATGCACTGCTCCACATTTCAAAAGTGGCCAAGGAACGTGTCAATAACCTTTCAGAAAGATACAGTGAGGGTGATGATATCACCGTTGTTGTGATGGAGCAAAAAGGTAAAAAAGTTGAATTGGCAACCCCAGAGTTTTTAGCGTAA